The Candidatus Omnitrophota bacterium genome has a window encoding:
- the groES gene encoding co-chaperone GroES: MKIQPLADRIMVEVLDAKEVTKGGIVLPDTAQEKPQEAKVVAVGKGKTSNEGKVITPEVKVGDKILFGKYSGTEITVDGKEYLILKEEDILAIVK; encoded by the coding sequence ATGAAGATTCAGCCATTGGCAGACAGGATAATGGTAGAAGTTCTCGATGCCAAAGAGGTGACAAAGGGAGGAATAGTTCTTCCTGACACAGCACAGGAAAAGCCGCAGGAAGCGAAGGTAGTGGCGGTGGGAAAAGGTAAGACTTCAAATGAAGGGAAAGTAATAACTCCGGAAGTAAAGGTCGGAGATAAAATTCTATTCGGAAAATATTCAGGGACGGAGATCACCGTTGATGGGAAAGAATACCTGATCTTAAAAGAAGAAGATATTTTAGCGATAGTAAAATAA
- the groL gene encoding chaperonin GroEL (60 kDa chaperone family; promotes refolding of misfolded polypeptides especially under stressful conditions; forms two stacked rings of heptamers to form a barrel-shaped 14mer; ends can be capped by GroES; misfolded proteins enter the barrel where they are refolded when GroES binds), translating into MAKQILYGEEARRAVLRGVEQLAKAVKVTLGPKGRNVVLDKKFGAPTITKDGVTVAKEIELKDPYENMGAELVKEVASKTSDIAGDGTTTATLLAEAIFREGMKNVTAGANPMALKRGIEKAVEKVIEELKKLAKPINVKDKKEVSQVASIAANGDREIGDLIAEAMTKVGKDGVITVEEGKASKTELELVEGMEFDQGYLSPYFATDAEKMECVLEEPYILIHEKKISAMKDILPLLEKVARAGKPLLILSEETEGEVLATLVVNKIRGTLQCAAVKAPGYGDRRKAMLEDIAVLTGGRAITEELGIKLENVKIEELGRAKRVRIDKDNTTIVEGAGKTADIQGRIAQIRKQIEGTDSDYDKEKLQERLAKLSGGVAVINVGAATETEMKEKKARVEDALHATRAAVEEGIVPGGGVALLRCVDSLDKLKLSGDEQIGVDIIRRSLEEPIRTIANNAGMEGSVVVNKVKDMKTNEGYDADKNIYCDMIQAGVIDPKKVTRSALQNAASIAALMITTETIVTDIPEEEKAPMGMPGGMPPGGGMGGMY; encoded by the coding sequence ATGGCAAAACAAATACTATATGGCGAGGAAGCGCGCAGGGCGGTCTTAAGAGGCGTTGAGCAGCTTGCCAAGGCCGTTAAGGTAACGCTCGGTCCTAAAGGCAGAAACGTTGTCCTCGACAAGAAGTTCGGCGCACCGACGATCACAAAGGACGGTGTAACCGTAGCAAAAGAGATAGAGTTAAAGGATCCATATGAGAATATGGGCGCGGAACTGGTAAAAGAGGTGGCTTCGAAGACCTCTGACATAGCCGGTGACGGAACAACGACGGCTACCTTATTAGCCGAAGCGATTTTCAGAGAGGGCATGAAGAACGTAACCGCCGGCGCGAATCCCATGGCTCTTAAGAGAGGCATTGAGAAGGCCGTAGAGAAGGTTATTGAGGAACTGAAGAAGCTTGCGAAGCCTATTAACGTAAAAGATAAGAAGGAAGTTTCACAGGTTGCTTCTATAGCCGCAAATGGTGACCGCGAAATAGGCGATCTCATAGCGGAAGCCATGACAAAAGTAGGAAAAGACGGCGTTATAACAGTAGAAGAAGGCAAGGCTTCCAAGACAGAGTTAGAGCTTGTTGAAGGTATGGAATTTGATCAAGGGTATCTATCTCCGTACTTTGCCACAGACGCGGAAAAGATGGAATGCGTTCTCGAAGAACCCTACATCTTAATCCACGAAAAGAAGATATCTGCAATGAAAGATATTCTTCCCTTGTTGGAAAAAGTCGCCAGAGCGGGTAAGCCGTTGTTGATACTTTCGGAAGAGACCGAAGGCGAAGTGCTCGCGACATTGGTAGTGAATAAGATCCGCGGAACGCTCCAGTGCGCGGCGGTTAAAGCTCCGGGTTACGGCGATAGGCGTAAAGCCATGTTAGAAGATATAGCGGTGTTGACAGGCGGCAGGGCCATTACCGAAGAGCTCGGAATAAAGTTAGAGAACGTGAAGATAGAAGAGTTGGGACGCGCCAAGAGAGTAAGGATAGACAAAGACAACACTACTATAGTAGAAGGCGCCGGTAAGACTGCCGATATCCAGGGCAGAATAGCCCAGATAAGGAAGCAGATTGAGGGTACCGATTCCGATTATGACAAAGAGAAGTTACAGGAAAGACTGGCCAAGCTTTCAGGCGGAGTAGCGGTGATAAACGTCGGAGCTGCGACAGAGACAGAGATGAAAGAGAAGAAGGCCCGTGTCGAAGACGCGTTGCATGCGACAAGAGCCGCTGTTGAGGAAGGAATAGTTCCGGGCGGTGGTGTGGCGCTTTTGAGATGTGTAGATTCACTCGACAAGCTGAAATTGTCAGGCGACGAGCAGATAGGTGTCGACATTATCAGAAGGTCGCTTGAAGAGCCTATCAGGACCATCGCCAATAACGCTGGCATGGAAGGCTCGGTAGTGGTAAATAAAGTAAAAGATATGAAGACCAACGAAGGGTATGACGCCGATAAGAACATATACTGCGATATGATCCAGGCGGGTGTCATAGATCCTAAGAAGGTTACCCGTTCAGCGCTTCAGAACGCGGCGAGTATCGCGGCGCTTATGATAACGACTGAAACGATAGTTACAGACATCCCGGAGGAAGAGAAAGCTCCTATGGGAATGCCCGGTGGAATGCCTCCCGGAGGCGGAATGGGCGGGATGTATTAA